Part of the bacterium genome, AGGTCTCTCATCACAGGTTCAAGGGCTGGCAAAGGCATTAAAGTCAATCCAGCAACCAAACTCACCACAAGTCAATAATAGCCAGAGGACAAAATCAGAGGTAAAGATAATTGTGCCTGACAATAAAGGAAAGGCAGTGGAGGGCTACGAGATGAAGAATGTTAGCGATTCTGGTGGGGCATCTTCAGCACCCATTCCGTATTTATTTATCACCGGGTTTCTGGCCTTTCTCGGACTTATTATGTGGGGTTGGAAAAGCAAAGGTAAATAATATTTTTCTTACTTTTTCCCCTTGACACCATTTATCAGCTGTGATAAAATCGTCTATTGGTGGTTAAATGAAAAAAATATATCTTATTGGAATTGGCCCTGGCGGTCCTGATTATCTTACTATTCAGGCAATAAATATAATGAAAAAGATAGATGTATTCTTCATCCTTGAGAAGGAAGGAAATATTGAGTTTCCCAAGATGAGGCTGGAGATACTAAAAAGGTATCTGGATAAAGACACATATCGAGTCGTGACGGCAAAAGTCCCAAAGCGTCCAAAGAGTAGTCCGTATAAAGAAGGGGTTGAACCCTTACGTCCACTTTAAATGCTACTTTGATAATCTCTTCTCTAATTTTCTCATATTTTAAACCCCTTCTATTTTATCCGTGTCAATCTGTGTTAATCCGTGGCTGAACAGTTACAACTACGCAGGGGATTTTTCGGGTATTTTTTGTTGACGGACAATCTTATTTTCGCGTAATTCTTTTATGGCAATTGTGTTAACTCTTTCCCCTTCAGCCTCATCAATTAGCGGGGTTGCACCATCCAACAATTGAATAGCCCTTTTAGCGACTAA contains:
- a CDS encoding SAM-dependent methyltransferase, translated to MKKIYLIGIGPGGPDYLTIQAINIMKKIDVFFILEKEGNIEFPKMRLEILKRYLDKDTYRVVTAKVPKRPKSSPYKEGVEPLRPL
- the rpoZ gene encoding DNA-directed RNA polymerase subunit omega, giving the protein MSLIPLEELLKKVDNRYELVNLVAKRAIQLLDGATPLIDEAEGERVNTIAIKELRENKIVRQQKIPEKSPA